One window of the Candidatus Zixiibacteriota bacterium genome contains the following:
- a CDS encoding Oxidoreductase FAD/NAD(P)-binding domain protein yields the protein MDTDLNAIVCQRIDLSDSAMIMRVIPEDGSAPDFRPGQFAVLGLPPDSPRCDNATTEQEIPDPDRLIQRSYSISSASMVKDFVEFYVSLVPHGLLTPRLFALQPGARLWFAPKPSGIFTLRNVPEDAHVLMFATSTGLAPFMSMLRTERLNHSKRKFALVHGARHSWQLPFRSELSSLQHICDNFAYLPIISRPDDEPVAWKGLTGHIQESWRDGSLDKIWDFHPVPDNTHIFLCGNPKMVDEMLEITLAEGYTKHTNRLPGTVHIERYW from the coding sequence ATGGATACCGATCTTAACGCCATAGTCTGTCAGCGAATCGACCTTTCCGATTCCGCCATGATCATGCGGGTTATTCCCGAGGATGGTTCCGCGCCGGATTTCCGTCCGGGGCAGTTTGCCGTGCTGGGGCTCCCGCCCGATTCCCCGCGGTGCGATAATGCGACCACGGAGCAGGAAATACCGGATCCCGATCGCCTTATTCAGCGCTCCTATTCGATCTCGTCGGCTTCGATGGTTAAAGACTTCGTTGAATTTTACGTGTCGCTGGTTCCGCACGGGCTTCTCACGCCCCGCCTGTTTGCCCTGCAACCGGGGGCTCGTCTCTGGTTCGCGCCGAAACCGTCGGGGATTTTCACCCTTCGCAATGTCCCCGAGGATGCCCATGTCCTGATGTTCGCCACCAGCACGGGGCTGGCGCCGTTCATGAGCATGCTTCGCACCGAGCGGTTGAATCACAGTAAAAGAAAATTCGCACTGGTGCACGGGGCCCGCCACTCCTGGCAGTTGCCGTTCCGCTCCGAGTTGTCGTCATTACAGCATATCTGCGACAATTTCGCCTATCTGCCGATAATCAGCCGTCCCGACGACGAGCCGGTGGCGTGGAAAGGGCTGACCGGGCATATTCAGGAATCATGGCGCGACGGGTCGCTCGATAAGATCTGGGATTTTCATCCCGTGCCGGATAACACGCATATCTTTCTCTGCGGCAATCCCAAAATGGTCGATGAGATGCTTGAGATAACCTTGGCCGAAGGGTACACCAAGCACACCAACCGCCTCCCCGGCACCGTGCATATCGAGCGATACTGGTAG
- a CDS encoding conserved hypothetical protein (Evidence 4 : Unknown function but conserved in other organisms) — protein MKEESEIRRRRSMRLKDYDYSREGMYFVTVVTHQRTELFGQLDNGQVKLNDFGHLVLLEWEQTAKMRPNIELDQMVIMPNHIHGIIAIIEAKGVCQYAPTKRRSPSQTIGSIIRGFKSTTTSRINKLRNSPGQMVWQRNYYDHIIRNEDDLNEGRRYILNNPFKWHLDKENPANL, from the coding sequence ATGAAAGAAGAATCTGAAATTCGCCGTCGCCGATCGATGCGGCTCAAAGATTATGACTATTCCAGAGAGGGGATGTATTTTGTTACCGTTGTCACACATCAGAGAACAGAATTATTTGGTCAATTGGATAACGGCCAAGTGAAGTTAAATGATTTCGGGCATTTGGTATTGCTGGAGTGGGAGCAAACTGCTAAAATGCGACCCAATATTGAACTCGATCAAATGGTCATAATGCCCAATCATATTCACGGAATAATTGCCATTATTGAAGCGAAGGGCGTATGTCAATACGCCCCTACGAAACGGAGATCACCGTCTCAAACAATAGGTTCAATTATCCGAGGTTTCAAATCGACGACTACTTCCCGTATTAATAAATTAAGAAACTCCCCCGGCCAAATGGTATGGCAGCGAAATTACTACGATCATATAATTCGCAATGAAGATGATTTGAATGAAGGCCGCAGGTACATCCTGAATAATCCTTTTAAATGGCACTTGGACAAAGAAAATCCGGCCAATCTGTAG
- a CDS encoding 1-pyrroline-5-carboxylate dehydrogenase yields MGNYRIPFPANEPVWGYAPGSPERENLIRAIAELKKTKIDIPMVIGGKEIRNGNPIKITAPHNHALELGQYYQGGKNEVQMAVEAALKAKKEWAEFPWEDRAAIFLKAADLLSGPYRYVMNAATMLGHSKNVFQAEIDCVCELIDFFRYNTYFTQVIYDIQPDNAKYIWDRMDYRPLEGFVFAVTPFNFVSIGGNLPTAPAIMGNTVVWKPASSVVYTAHIIMRILKEAGLPDGVINLVTARGADVGEMILKNENLAGIHFTGSTAVFQTMWRTVGENIANYKTYPRIVGETGGKDFIFVHGSADSDEVATAITRGAFEYQGQKCSAASRAYIPKSLWPKIKERVLADLKQIKMGDVEDFSNFVNAVIDKSAYETIVEYIEYAKKSSEAEIIAGGKYDSSKGYFIEPTVVVTTNPHFRLMEEEIFGPVMTIFVYDDADFDKTLKVCDKTSPYALTGAIFSKERSAVIKAMKVLRNAAGNFYINDKPTGAVVGQQPFGGSRASGTNDKAGSLLNMIRWTSPRAIKENFVPPKDYRYPFMG; encoded by the coding sequence ATGGGCAATTATAGAATTCCGTTTCCCGCCAACGAGCCGGTCTGGGGTTACGCCCCCGGTTCGCCGGAGCGGGAAAATCTGATAAGGGCGATTGCCGAACTGAAAAAGACCAAAATTGATATTCCGATGGTTATCGGCGGGAAAGAGATTCGGAACGGCAATCCGATAAAAATTACCGCCCCGCACAATCACGCCCTGGAACTGGGGCAGTACTATCAGGGCGGCAAAAACGAAGTGCAGATGGCGGTGGAAGCCGCCCTTAAAGCCAAAAAAGAATGGGCGGAATTTCCCTGGGAAGACCGGGCGGCGATTTTTCTTAAAGCGGCCGACCTCTTGTCCGGCCCGTACCGTTATGTCATGAACGCCGCCACCATGCTGGGACACAGCAAGAACGTTTTCCAGGCCGAAATCGACTGTGTCTGCGAATTGATCGACTTTTTCCGCTACAACACCTATTTCACGCAGGTCATTTATGATATCCAGCCGGATAACGCCAAATATATCTGGGATCGGATGGATTACCGCCCCCTGGAAGGATTCGTGTTCGCCGTGACCCCGTTCAATTTCGTCTCCATCGGCGGCAATCTCCCCACCGCTCCGGCCATTATGGGGAATACCGTCGTCTGGAAACCTGCTTCCTCGGTGGTCTATACGGCCCATATCATCATGCGAATACTTAAGGAAGCGGGACTTCCGGACGGTGTGATTAACCTCGTAACCGCCCGCGGCGCCGATGTCGGCGAGATGATTCTGAAAAACGAAAATCTGGCCGGGATTCACTTCACCGGAAGTACCGCGGTATTTCAGACGATGTGGCGGACGGTGGGCGAAAATATCGCCAATTATAAAACCTATCCCCGCATTGTCGGCGAAACCGGCGGCAAAGATTTTATTTTCGTGCACGGTTCCGCCGATTCCGATGAAGTCGCGACCGCCATCACGCGGGGAGCGTTCGAGTATCAGGGGCAGAAATGCTCCGCGGCCTCCCGCGCCTATATCCCCAAATCGCTCTGGCCGAAAATCAAGGAGCGGGTGCTCGCGGATCTGAAGCAGATTAAGATGGGGGATGTCGAAGATTTCTCCAATTTCGTCAACGCCGTCATCGACAAGAGCGCCTATGAGACGATAGTCGAATATATCGAATACGCCAAAAAATCATCCGAGGCCGAGATTATCGCGGGCGGTAAGTACGACAGCAGTAAAGGGTATTTCATCGAGCCGACCGTGGTGGTGACCACCAATCCGCATTTCCGCCTGATGGAGGAAGAAATTTTCGGGCCGGTGATGACGATATTCGTGTATGATGACGCCGATTTCGATAAGACTCTGAAGGTGTGCGATAAGACGTCGCCCTATGCCCTGACCGGAGCGATTTTCTCGAAGGAACGAAGCGCCGTCATCAAGGCGATGAAGGTCCTTCGTAACGCTGCCGGGAATTTCTATATCAACGACAAGCCGACCGGTGCGGTCGTGGGACAACAGCCGTTCGGCGGGAGCCGGGCCTCGGGCACCAACGACAAGGCCGGGTCGCTTCTGAACATGATCCGCTGGACGTCGCCGCGGGCGATAAAAGAGAATTTTGTCCCGCCGAAAGATTACCGCTACCCGTTTATGGGGTAA
- a CDS encoding conserved hypothetical protein (Evidence 4 : Unknown function but conserved in other organisms), protein MDIFEYAMKMEQDGQAYYEKMASQAGNAVLKNILLDLASDEVKHYNIFKRFKEGDLSATKDMKGATSATLNKAKNVFEILAAGKKEMTFPADLVPAWKKAQEIEKKSEDFYREKAAAEKNENIKKTILLIADEEHKHWGLIEHVLEFLDRPKSWLENAEWHHLDEY, encoded by the coding sequence ATGGATATATTCGAATATGCGATGAAGATGGAGCAGGACGGGCAGGCTTATTACGAGAAAATGGCCTCTCAGGCCGGTAACGCCGTGCTTAAAAATATCCTGCTCGATCTGGCGTCCGACGAAGTCAAACATTATAACATTTTCAAGAGATTCAAAGAGGGCGACCTTTCGGCCACCAAAGATATGAAGGGTGCGACGTCCGCGACCCTGAATAAGGCCAAAAATGTTTTCGAAATACTGGCCGCCGGCAAAAAGGAGATGACCTTCCCGGCCGATTTGGTGCCGGCCTGGAAAAAAGCGCAGGAGATCGAAAAGAAGTCGGAAGATTTCTACCGTGAAAAGGCCGCCGCCGAGAAAAACGAGAATATCAAGAAGACTATTCTTCTTATCGCCGATGAAGAGCACAAACACTGGGGGCTGATCGAGCATGTTCTGGAATTCCTGGATCGGCCGAAATCGTGGCTCGAAAACGCCGAATGGCACCATCTCGACGAATATTGA
- a CDS encoding Oligoendopeptidase, pepF/M3 family — translation MSPQEIAKKNPADKAPTWDLESIFPGGSSSKEYAAFRDKIKKDLKSLTAKFAKLPPKLNTASRGKWADYIVAMQEFVSRLVEASAFSHCLVSQNVNDEKGHQIVGEIDVIRSEYEKLTVLLEAFAKKQSDKEWEKLVTSPKLNEVKFYLNEMRDIAKLKMAPEFEAFATDLAVNGYHAWNRLYDKMYGDLRGDFTEDGATKQLSLGQLALKTSSPDRDARRRAHQAIESAWESRANLASMALNFQAGFRLTMYEKRGWKSPLLEPLMNCRIKQKTLDAMWQAVAEAGPRLKKYIDAKKRLLGIDKFCWYDQTAPVGRSDRTYGFNEAGEFIIANFRMLGNELADFSRMALDKRWVEAEDRPGKAGGGYCTTLRVSKQSRIFMTWGGSFAELSTLAHELGHAYHHSVLKDNPVFSSVYPMTLAETASIFNELIVTNGAFEASRDDDEKLMLLDQKLQNAYILFCNLYARFLFDRAFYDERKKGLVSRSRLDEMMLAAQKEAFAGTLDPNEGFHKLFWASKLHFYLTDNPFYNFPYTFGFLFANGVYSRARKEGPAFAKKYRALLADTGKMTSEQVAKKHLGVDLTKPDFWREAVNLALADIDAFVKLAG, via the coding sequence ATGAGTCCACAGGAAATTGCCAAAAAGAATCCGGCCGATAAGGCCCCGACCTGGGATCTGGAATCGATTTTTCCCGGCGGGAGCAGTTCGAAAGAGTATGCCGCCTTTCGCGATAAAATCAAGAAAGATCTGAAATCCCTCACCGCCAAATTCGCCAAATTGCCGCCCAAATTGAACACCGCCTCGCGCGGGAAATGGGCCGATTATATTGTCGCCATGCAGGAGTTCGTGAGCCGCCTCGTGGAGGCCTCCGCTTTTTCTCACTGCCTGGTGAGCCAGAATGTCAACGACGAGAAAGGGCACCAGATTGTCGGCGAAATCGATGTCATCCGTTCCGAATATGAAAAATTGACCGTCTTACTCGAGGCCTTCGCCAAGAAACAGAGCGACAAGGAATGGGAAAAACTGGTGACCTCGCCGAAATTGAACGAAGTCAAATTCTATCTGAACGAAATGCGGGATATCGCCAAACTGAAGATGGCGCCGGAGTTCGAAGCATTTGCCACCGATCTGGCGGTCAACGGTTATCATGCCTGGAACCGGCTGTATGACAAAATGTACGGCGACCTGCGGGGCGATTTCACCGAAGACGGAGCGACCAAACAACTGTCGCTGGGACAACTGGCGCTCAAGACCAGTTCTCCCGACCGCGATGCCCGCCGGCGGGCGCATCAGGCCATCGAATCCGCCTGGGAGAGCCGCGCCAATCTCGCTTCGATGGCCCTCAACTTCCAGGCCGGTTTCCGGCTGACAATGTATGAGAAACGGGGCTGGAAATCGCCCCTTCTGGAACCGCTCATGAATTGCCGTATCAAACAAAAGACGCTCGACGCCATGTGGCAGGCGGTCGCCGAAGCGGGACCCCGGCTCAAAAAGTACATCGATGCCAAAAAGAGACTGCTCGGTATCGATAAATTCTGCTGGTACGACCAGACCGCGCCGGTAGGCCGCTCCGACCGTACCTACGGTTTCAACGAAGCCGGAGAGTTCATCATCGCCAATTTCAGGATGCTGGGGAACGAGTTGGCCGATTTTTCCCGGATGGCGCTCGATAAGCGGTGGGTCGAAGCCGAGGATCGTCCCGGTAAGGCCGGCGGCGGCTACTGCACCACGCTCCGGGTTTCCAAACAGAGTCGGATCTTCATGACCTGGGGGGGAAGTTTCGCGGAATTAAGTACCCTGGCCCACGAACTCGGTCATGCCTATCATCACAGCGTCCTTAAGGACAATCCGGTGTTTTCGTCGGTTTACCCGATGACCCTCGCCGAGACGGCGTCGATATTCAACGAACTGATTGTCACCAACGGCGCGTTCGAAGCAAGCCGGGACGATGACGAAAAACTGATGCTTCTGGATCAAAAACTTCAGAACGCCTACATCCTGTTCTGCAATCTCTACGCCCGCTTCCTGTTCGACCGGGCCTTCTATGACGAACGCAAGAAGGGGCTGGTGAGCCGGAGCCGTCTCGATGAAATGATGCTGGCCGCGCAGAAGGAAGCGTTCGCGGGGACCCTCGATCCGAACGAAGGCTTCCATAAACTGTTCTGGGCGTCGAAACTGCACTTCTATCTGACCGATAATCCGTTCTATAATTTCCCTTATACGTTCGGGTTTCTTTTCGCGAACGGAGTGTACAGCCGGGCCAGAAAAGAAGGACCGGCCTTTGCCAAAAAATATCGGGCGCTCCTGGCCGACACCGGCAAAATGACCAGCGAGCAGGTGGCCAAAAAACATCTCGGGGTCGATTTGACCAAACCGGATTTCTGGCGTGAGGCGGTCAATCTGGCCCTGGCCGATATCGATGCTTTCGTCAAACTGGCCGGGTAA
- a CDS encoding hypothetical protein (Evidence 5 : Unknown function), which translates to MKNVDRWDNFLYRPRMAKILFWTVAGPMLIPLFAYMLSFPVTLLLWLLTYPLQGTNLPLMEIILYPSLLICLAFSILIVIWLWKSFKKHILSTRDDKSPTL; encoded by the coding sequence ATGAAGAATGTCGATAGATGGGATAATTTCCTGTATCGTCCCCGAATGGCAAAAATATTGTTCTGGACGGTAGCCGGCCCGATGTTGATCCCCTTATTTGCCTACATGCTTTCTTTCCCGGTGACCCTATTGCTCTGGCTGCTTACCTATCCGCTTCAGGGCACGAATCTTCCCTTGATGGAAATAATTCTCTACCCATCTCTTCTAATCTGCCTGGCCTTCTCAATTCTGATCGTCATATGGCTGTGGAAATCATTCAAAAAGCATATCCTCAGCACGCGCGACGATAAATCACCGACTCTGTAA
- a CDS encoding hypothetical protein (Evidence 5 : Unknown function) produces the protein MSYKKPAYHQVEDEVTSFEAPILGIIILAIIIVTLTPGEAQ, from the coding sequence ATGTCTTACAAAAAGCCCGCTTATCACCAGGTGGAGGATGAGGTGACCTCGTTTGAGGCCCCGATTCTGGGAATAATTATCCTGGCGATAATTATTGTCACTCTAACTCCGGGGGAAGCGCAGTAG
- a CDS encoding membrane hypothetical protein (Evidence 5 : Unknown function) — MEKISLIFGLRLLVFKRIIGSITITEWLKITVISALGLFLFWRGLGNVMAYLYKSLDTATADRVVWLALVQFGLLLILEGAISGVRKLYKTPENDFLLSFPISLGDLFVIRWMERLLVNSLFIVFGALVMIRQSSWSDVSWVTYLQLLTLVLFIHHTQFVIALLYSRRIPARFFPWLGIAIIIPAIAAFYLVRYIPAAFSWSIILATIILNLALLGSAVILRRLYAASMFSEYGIVTAVRYGRRFSYHRFLSRPGVNNPAKALLAKDIILLIRQWPYTQSVVTFILLIFVTAVLFAQAGNNALVIVASFGGFVIFSWSTLVFAFDKRQWAGFWMMRSAPLTGRQIWLSRFYLLLLMTIIAALLYLIPMVIGGCTVAQLTVSLVVLVAEAVAFSLLANGLLFVTLPHYRTGEYLFAIFTAIGIALGVSLPIILPPLLIIILIMNFRKGVERIETMEL, encoded by the coding sequence ATGGAAAAAATTTCGTTAATATTCGGACTGCGACTACTCGTCTTCAAGAGGATCATCGGGTCGATAACAATCACCGAGTGGCTGAAAATCACCGTAATCTCTGCTCTGGGCCTATTTCTTTTCTGGCGCGGTCTCGGAAATGTCATGGCCTACCTGTACAAATCTCTGGATACGGCGACAGCCGACAGGGTGGTCTGGCTGGCCCTTGTTCAATTCGGATTGCTTTTGATTCTGGAGGGCGCCATTTCAGGAGTCAGGAAATTGTACAAGACTCCGGAAAATGATTTTCTTTTATCGTTCCCAATCAGTCTCGGGGATTTATTCGTCATTCGATGGATGGAGCGGCTTCTTGTCAATTCCCTGTTCATCGTTTTCGGAGCCCTGGTCATGATACGTCAGTCATCTTGGAGCGATGTTTCCTGGGTCACGTATCTGCAACTCCTGACGCTGGTTCTCTTTATTCATCATACCCAGTTCGTGATTGCTCTGTTGTATTCACGCAGGATTCCGGCCCGTTTTTTCCCCTGGCTGGGAATTGCGATTATTATTCCCGCAATCGCGGCCTTTTATCTTGTCCGGTACATTCCGGCGGCGTTTTCCTGGTCAATCATTCTCGCGACAATCATACTAAATCTCGCCCTTCTGGGTTCGGCCGTCATACTGCGGCGATTATACGCCGCATCGATGTTCAGCGAATATGGTATCGTAACGGCGGTTCGCTACGGGCGCCGATTTTCATATCATCGATTCCTGTCCCGACCGGGTGTGAACAACCCGGCCAAAGCGCTTCTGGCCAAAGATATCATTCTTCTGATTCGACAGTGGCCCTATACTCAGAGTGTCGTGACTTTTATCCTATTGATATTCGTGACGGCGGTATTATTTGCACAGGCCGGCAATAATGCCCTGGTGATAGTGGCGTCCTTCGGCGGTTTCGTGATTTTTTCCTGGTCGACATTGGTATTCGCCTTCGATAAAAGGCAGTGGGCCGGTTTCTGGATGATGCGGAGCGCCCCCCTGACCGGCAGGCAAATCTGGCTATCACGATTTTATTTGCTTCTGCTAATGACGATTATCGCGGCCCTGTTATATCTCATTCCGATGGTAATCGGGGGATGCACCGTGGCACAATTGACGGTCTCTCTCGTGGTCCTTGTTGCCGAAGCCGTCGCTTTTTCGCTTCTGGCCAACGGTCTGCTTTTTGTCACTTTGCCGCATTATCGGACGGGGGAGTATCTTTTCGCCATTTTCACGGCTATCGGGATCGCTCTGGGCGTGTCTCTGCCGATAATATTGCCCCCCCTGCTTATAATAATATTGATTATGAATTTCAGAAAAGGCGTCGAACGGATCGAAACGATGGAGTTATAG
- a CDS encoding putative ABC transporter, ATP-binding protein (Evidence 3 : Putative function from multiple computational evidences) — translation MVVFSGVYKNYGQNVGTDNLTFQINKGDIFGLLGPNGAGKSTTVKMLVGLLHPDLGSITVNGQPVDPSAAEMKKQIGYKPEAPYLYENLTAREIMHFAAKVKNIASPEREIEKLFGAFALSDRADDLIMTYSHGMKCKTALCLAFIGSPQLIILDEPTNGLDPMSVYNMKELIAEYSRAGATIILSSHILDFVEKICTRFGILDKGQLKALAGPDDLRRENRSLEEFFIAHLKG, via the coding sequence ATGGTCGTATTCAGCGGAGTCTATAAAAATTACGGACAGAACGTCGGCACGGACAATCTGACATTCCAAATCAACAAAGGCGACATATTCGGACTTCTCGGACCGAATGGGGCCGGCAAATCGACCACCGTGAAAATGCTCGTGGGATTGCTTCACCCCGACCTGGGTTCCATAACCGTAAACGGTCAACCGGTTGATCCCTCAGCGGCGGAAATGAAGAAACAGATCGGTTACAAGCCGGAAGCGCCTTATTTGTACGAAAATCTGACGGCCCGCGAGATCATGCACTTCGCCGCAAAAGTAAAGAATATTGCCTCGCCCGAAAGGGAGATCGAAAAACTTTTCGGGGCATTCGCTCTGAGCGACCGGGCCGATGACCTGATTATGACCTATTCTCACGGTATGAAATGCAAAACCGCGCTGTGCCTCGCTTTTATCGGTTCGCCCCAATTGATCATTCTCGATGAACCGACCAACGGCCTCGATCCCATGAGTGTCTATAACATGAAAGAATTGATTGCGGAATATTCGCGGGCCGGGGCCACCATAATCCTCTCCAGCCATATCCTCGATTTCGTGGAAAAAATCTGCACCCGCTTCGGGATCCTGGACAAGGGGCAATTGAAGGCCCTGGCCGGTCCTGACGATCTTCGCCGTGAGAACCGCAGTCTCGAGGAATTTTTCATCGCCCATTTGAAGGGATAA
- a CDS encoding hypothetical protein (Evidence 5 : Unknown function), with the protein MDKHLTPKRISDIWKSVDEDGGATCKIMAPRGIFHLDAIAAMVWRQCDGRTSIASIIEAMGEAFPDIEPDTISDDITELLKKLSDDYLIILNYHPLRPYADDKVIHAQRQIRIRESDDPECEFLLIVPPSPHPLTPFVNLSDLSHLGCGYLSAVLKDDGFKVKIYNFWNKECYEADLIKIIGRHRPRVVGLTTMTENYENGVLIARVIKEADPSIIVIMGGPHVTFTDRQTLERTPIDIIARGEGEQTIIDLARYFIRGEGSLENIPGISYRNGNGFIRNPDRPFIADLDTLPFPDRKGIRTEYTRSFPVISSRGCPHLCHFCAAGAMSGCRYRKRNPELVVEEIKRFIGDDQKFVFFQDDNFTADAGRMFKILEIMKLRDINVTWTAESRVTIAEKDPGIFGRMKALGCYALQFGIESGSQEILDRVNKRITLEQIERGVRLASEAGIAPACSFIIGHPDDTPDTVEATIKLAERLQADYGALAGISLLVPYPGTYLANNLEQFGLTLHSRNYDDYHSVSSILSSDKLSLADRKRFYYDAMIRTVKTRSSKYRLNILAPAFVDQLFPRESA; encoded by the coding sequence ATGGACAAGCATCTGACACCCAAAAGGATTTCCGATATCTGGAAATCGGTCGATGAGGACGGCGGGGCGACCTGCAAAATCATGGCGCCCCGGGGAATTTTCCACCTCGATGCTATCGCCGCCATGGTCTGGCGCCAATGCGACGGACGTACCTCCATAGCGTCGATCATAGAAGCGATGGGTGAGGCCTTTCCCGATATTGAACCGGATACGATATCCGACGATATCACGGAGCTATTGAAAAAACTCAGCGATGATTATCTTATCATCCTGAATTACCATCCGCTTCGTCCTTACGCCGATGATAAAGTCATTCATGCCCAGCGTCAAATCAGGATACGGGAATCCGACGATCCGGAGTGTGAATTTCTCCTGATCGTGCCCCCGTCGCCGCATCCCCTGACTCCTTTTGTCAACCTCTCGGACCTGAGTCATCTGGGTTGCGGTTACCTGTCCGCCGTTTTGAAAGACGACGGCTTCAAAGTGAAAATATACAATTTCTGGAATAAGGAATGTTACGAAGCTGACCTGATAAAGATAATCGGCCGGCACCGGCCGAGAGTTGTCGGGCTGACGACCATGACGGAGAATTATGAAAACGGCGTCCTGATTGCCCGGGTGATAAAAGAAGCCGATCCTTCCATAATTGTCATAATGGGGGGCCCGCATGTCACTTTCACGGATCGGCAAACGCTGGAAAGAACGCCGATCGATATAATCGCCCGGGGTGAAGGAGAGCAAACCATAATCGATCTGGCACGGTACTTCATCCGCGGCGAGGGATCTCTTGAAAATATTCCGGGAATATCTTATCGCAACGGCAACGGCTTCATCCGGAATCCCGACCGGCCTTTTATCGCCGATCTGGACACCCTTCCTTTTCCCGACCGGAAGGGTATCAGGACCGAATATACCCGCTCTTTTCCGGTAATATCTTCCCGGGGCTGTCCGCACCTGTGCCATTTCTGCGCCGCCGGCGCCATGTCGGGTTGCCGGTATCGCAAGAGAAATCCCGAACTGGTGGTTGAGGAAATCAAGCGGTTTATCGGCGATGATCAAAAATTCGTTTTCTTTCAGGACGACAATTTCACGGCCGACGCCGGGCGGATGTTCAAAATTCTGGAAATTATGAAATTGCGGGATATAAATGTCACCTGGACGGCTGAATCCCGGGTGACGATCGCCGAAAAGGATCCGGGAATATTCGGAAGAATGAAAGCGCTGGGATGCTACGCTCTCCAGTTCGGTATCGAATCCGGCTCCCAGGAAATTCTGGATCGGGTCAATAAACGTATCACCCTGGAACAGATCGAGCGCGGGGTCCGCCTGGCTTCCGAAGCCGGTATCGCGCCGGCCTGTTCGTTTATTATCGGACACCCCGATGATACTCCCGATACGGTCGAGGCCACCATAAAATTGGCCGAGCGTCTACAGGCCGACTACGGCGCTCTCGCCGGCATTTCTCTCCTTGTCCCGTACCCCGGAACCTATCTGGCCAATAATCTGGAGCAATTCGGGTTAACCCTGCACTCTCGAAACTACGATGATTATCACAGCGTCAGTTCCATTCTGTCCTCCGATAAACTCTCCCTGGCCGACCGCAAGCGATTCTATTATGACGCCATGATCCGTACCGTAAAAACTCGGTCCAGCAAATATCGGCTCAATATCCTGGCCCCGGCGTTCGTCGATCAATTATTTCCCCGGGAAAGTGCATGA